GCAGCTTCGACAGCTCCGGGCTCTCTCCACTCGCCGTCTCATCCGTCATCCGCGACACGATCGCCCGCAACAACCGCACCAACCCCTCGCTCCGCTCCAGATTGCGACCCAGCCAGAACAGGTTGTCCGCGATCCGGCTCGACAGATCAAAACTGTCATTCGCCAGCAGCGTCACCCGACCGCTCGCGTCCGCCTGCACCAGACTGAAACTCGACACCGGCCCCTCCGACAACACCCAAGTATCCTTACTCCCGCCACCCTTCTGCATCGAGGTCACACGAGAATCCGCACCGCTCGACACCCGCGTCAGCCCGCCCGGCATCACGATATACCCCTCATCCGTCGCCGCCACATACGCCCGCACCATCACATGCCGAGGCACCAGCCTCCCGTCACGCCACGCCGGACCGGTCGAGATGTCCACGCTCTCCTGAGCCACATACGCCTCCGGCCGCTCACGCAGCCGACCAACCATCTCCGCACGCTCCGTCTCGCCTAACGCGTCACCAAACACCGCATCAATCGCCAGCCCGCCAAGCCCCGGCGCCGGCGCACCCGGATAAGCCGGCTTGATCACCAGCTCATCCAGATGCTCTTCCACATACGCTAGCTCCTTCGGCTGACCACACCACCACGTCGCCACGCTCGGCAGCTTCTGCTCCTCACCCAGAAGCGACTTGCACAAACCCGCCGTAAACGGCATCAGCCCGGGCGTCTCCAGCACACCCGAACCCAACGCATTCGCGATCGTCACGTGCCCCGCCCATACCGCCTGCAACAATCCAGGAACACCAATCGCCGAATCACCACGCAACTCCAGCGGATCACAGAAACTGTCATCCAATCGACGCAGAATCACGTCCACACGACGAAGCCCGCCCAGCGTCTTCAAAAAAACCTTGTCATCACGAACCGTCAGGTCGTCGCCCTGCGCCAGCGTGAACCCCAGGTAACGCGCAAAGTACGCGTGCTCAAAAAACGTCTCGTTAAACGGCCCCGGCGTCAGCAACACCACCCGAGGGTTCTCACCCGTCCGAGGCGACATCGATCGCAACGAGTCCCGCAGCCGCGAGAAGAATCGCGCCAGCCGCGTCACCCGACACGCCCGAAACGCCCCCGACATCGTCCGCGACACCACCAGACGATTCTCAATCGCATACCCCGCACCCGAAGGTGCCTGCGCCCGATCATTGAGCACCCACCACTGACCATCAGGCGACCGCGCCAAATCCGCCGCATACACCGTCACATACTGACCCCTCGGCACCGCCAGCCCATGACACGGCCGCAGAAAGTTCGGGTGACCTAGAATCAGCTCCGCCGGAATCTTCTTCTCCGTCAGCAACCGCTGCGGGCCATAAAGATCCCCGCACACCGCATTGAGCAAACGCGCCCGCTGGATCAACCCCGCCTCGATCCCCGCCCACTCCCCAGCCGACAAGATCATCGGGACCGGATCCAACTCCCACGGCCGATCCATCCCCCGTGGATCGTCGTACACGTTGTACGTCACCCCGTTATCAGCCAGCATCCGCTGACCCTGACGCCAACGCCGATCCAACACCTCACCACCCATCCCCTCAAGCTGATCCGAAAACCCCCGCCATCCCTCACGCACCACCCCATCCCCATCCTTCATCTCATCAAACACCCCGGCACCGAGCGCACCATAGCCACCCACCAACGACAACCCAACCTCAGCAGCAGCATCCGACATACTCATCGGCCCATTCTAGCTCACCAACGATCGGCCACAGACCACCCCCAACCCCACCCATCTCAGCTTCGCTTATCGGGACCCAGCCGCCCGCCGCAGGTCCAGAGTCACCGGCATCTCCTCGCTCCGCTCCGTCGCCCGCATCGACATCGCCCCAGGCGTGTGCCCGTGACCAAAAAACCGATTCGCTCGCCTCGCCTCCGCCTCCAAAGCATTCACCGGGAACGTCTCGTAGTTCCGACCCCCCGGATGCGACACATGATACGTACACCCGCCGATCGACCGACCCGCCCACGTATCCACCAGATCAAACACCAGCGGCGCATGCACCGGAATCGTCGGATGCAGACAACTCGGCGGCTGCCACGCCCGATACCGAAGCCCCGCCACAAACTCACCCTGACGACCCGTCGCCGTCAACGGCAGCTCCACCCCGTTCACCGCCACCGCATGACGACGACCCGCCGTCGTCCCCACCAACCCCGTCACCTTCACCTGCATCCGCTCCAACGACGAATCCACATAACGCGCCGTCCCCACCGCCGTCGCCTCCTCGCCCAGCGTCAGCCACGGCTCGATCGCCTGCCGAAGCTCAATCGTCACCCCGTCACATGTATACGTCCCGTGCCGAGGAAAACGAAACTCGAAAAACGCGTCATACCAATCCGCCTCGATCCCAAAACCATGCTCCCGCAAATCCTCGAGCACATCCTTGAAATCCTCCTCCACAAAATGCGGCAGCAAAAAACGATCGTGCAGCATCGTCCCCCAACGAATCAGCCGGTGCTTCCCAGGCGTCTCCCAGAACCGCGCAATCAGTGCCCGCAACAACAACGCCTGCGTCAACCCCATCCGAGGATGAGGCGGCATCTCAAAACCTCGAAACTCCACCAGCCCCAACCTCCCCGTCGCCGAGTCTGGCGAATACATCTTGTCAATACAAAACTCCGACCGATGCGTGTTCCCCGTCAGGTCCGCCAGCAGATGCCGAAACACCCGGTCCACCAGCCACGCCGGAACACGCTCCTCATCACGATCAGGAATCTGACCAAACGCAATCTCCAACTCATAAGTCGCATCCGCACGACCCTCATCCACCCGCGGGGCCTGACTCGTCGGACCCACAAACATCCCGCTAAACAGATAACTCAGCGAAGGATGATTGTGCCAGTGACCCAGCAGACTCCGCAGCAGATCAGGCCGCCGCAAGAACGGCGAGTCCAACGGCTTCGCCGCACCCACCACCACATGATTCCCCCCACCCGTCCCCGTGTGACGACCATCCACCTGGAACTTCTCCGTCCCCAGACGACACGAACGCGCCACCTCATAAAGCGTCGTTGTGATCTCCGACAACTCCACCCACGTCGCACTCGGATGAATGTTCACCTCGATCACACCAGGGTCAGGCGTCACCTTGATGTTCAACACCCGCGAGTCCGTAGGCGGGGTATACCCCTCGATCACCACCGGCGCCTCCAACGCCGCAGCCGTCGCCTCCACCGCCGCCAACAGATCCAGATAATCCTCCAGCCTTCGAGTAGGCGGCATGAACACATACAACCGACCCTCCCTCGGCTCCACGCACATCGCCGCACGAATCACCCACTTCGCCGACTGACCCAAACCTGGAACCGCATCCGCAGGGTTTTCACCAATCGCCTCCTGCTCATTCACATCCTGACGCAACCCCTCCGCTTCCTCGTTTCTCGCCGCCCGACGCTGACCCCCATGACGCCAGTCATCCGGCAGCGCAACACCCGCCGTCGCCGTCGGGTCCGCCTCCACCACATACGGATAATCCTCATCCTCCACCCACGGCAACGACTCCAACGGCAGCCGCAAACCAATCGGCGAATCACCCGGAATCAGCTTCAAACGACCCAGCCGCTTCTTCTCACCCTTCGGCTGAGTCTCCCCTCGACCCGATCCATCTGCCTGCACCATCCACATCCCGCTCTGCCACGCCGCATCACCCTCCTTTTGCACCCGATACAACGGCAGCACGTAACCCACAGGCGTATTCAACCCCCGCTCAAAAACCTTCCGCAATCGCTCACGATCCTCAGGATTCTCAAGCTTGTTCTCCTCCGCCGTCACGTTCACCGGCAAACGCTCCCGCGCCCGCTTGTAATGCTCCGCATCCTCATAAACCGCCCGGATATAACCACCCTCGACCCGCAGCTTCCGCGACAAACGATCCATAAAACGCTTCGCTACGTCATGCCCAAACCCGTAATCCCTCGTCTCATCCGCAATCAGATCGTCCCGCTTCCAAACCGCCTTCCCATCACGACGCCAATACATCCCAAACGCCCAACGCGGAAG
The sequence above is drawn from the Phycisphaeraceae bacterium genome and encodes:
- a CDS encoding circularly permuted type 2 ATP-grasp protein, whose protein sequence is MSMSDAAAEVGLSLVGGYGALGAGVFDEMKDGDGVVREGWRGFSDQLEGMGGEVLDRRWRQGQRMLADNGVTYNVYDDPRGMDRPWELDPVPMILSAGEWAGIEAGLIQRARLLNAVCGDLYGPQRLLTEKKIPAELILGHPNFLRPCHGLAVPRGQYVTVYAADLARSPDGQWWVLNDRAQAPSGAGYAIENRLVVSRTMSGAFRACRVTRLARFFSRLRDSLRSMSPRTGENPRVVLLTPGPFNETFFEHAYFARYLGFTLAQGDDLTVRDDKVFLKTLGGLRRVDVILRRLDDSFCDPLELRGDSAIGVPGLLQAVWAGHVTIANALGSGVLETPGLMPFTAGLCKSLLGEEQKLPSVATWWCGQPKELAYVEEHLDELVIKPAYPGAPAPGLGGLAIDAVFGDALGETERAEMVGRLRERPEAYVAQESVDISTGPAWRDGRLVPRHVMVRAYVAATDEGYIVMPGGLTRVSSGADSRVTSMQKGGGSKDTWVLSEGPVSSFSLVQADASGRVTLLANDSFDLSSRIADNLFWLGRNLERSEGLVRLLRAIVSRMTDETASGESPELSKLLEALDSVTYYEPEEGELASSPERRVMGVLFDAEASFGLPEALSRVRRLAAIARDRISVDAWRILSQLVREYQEASPTDLGGVVSMDRLTEVLGLLNRMLITLAAFTGLGTESMLRNQGWRFLDMGRRLERTMSTVGLLRLLTVSPDKNEGPVFDALLEVMASAMSYRQRYLAVPTALPTIDMLLLDETNPRSAAYQLAAIAEHLDQLPREHQVCGRRGEDQLLVLRMLTGLQLADPGRLAGFNDEDVRDALAFELAGLFAQLPALSDSITRQFLSHNVMATRLGQVEQGVLPAEPEQDEHEGDGR
- a CDS encoding transglutaminase family protein, whose protein sequence is MAIRVGLHHRTAYRYDRAVALGAQVVRLRPAPHCRTPVVSYGMKVRVGEGETQPFINWQQDPQSNYLGRLVFPKPVTAFGVDVDLVADMTVINPFDFFLEPYAEQFPFVYDGALEKELRPYLETLGDVGCGALFEGMLAEVDRTKRNTVDFLVDVNQMVERRLKYSLRFDPGIQTPEETLEKGVGSCRDYAWLLVQLLRRSGLAARFVSGYSVQLVADLKPIEEGAAAGVGEDVADLHAWAEVFLPGAGWVGLDATSGMMCGEGHIPLACSPDPGSAAPITGKLGECEVTFEYGIEVTRVHEDPRVTKPYTEVQWSAIDGLGREVDRRLEAGDVRLTMGGEPTFVSIDDQEGATWNTAAVGGGKRGYAEKLVRRLRERFAPGSLLHIGQGKWYPGEPLPRWAFGMYWRRDGKAVWKRDDLIADETRDYGFGHDVAKRFMDRLSRKLRVEGGYIRAVYEDAEHYKRARERLPVNVTAEENKLENPEDRERLRKVFERGLNTPVGYVLPLYRVQKEGDAAWQSGMWMVQADGSGRGETQPKGEKKRLGRLKLIPGDSPIGLRLPLESLPWVEDEDYPYVVEADPTATAGVALPDDWRHGGQRRAARNEEAEGLRQDVNEQEAIGENPADAVPGLGQSAKWVIRAAMCVEPREGRLYVFMPPTRRLEDYLDLLAAVEATAAALEAPVVIEGYTPPTDSRVLNIKVTPDPGVIEVNIHPSATWVELSEITTTLYEVARSCRLGTEKFQVDGRHTGTGGGNHVVVGAAKPLDSPFLRRPDLLRSLLGHWHNHPSLSYLFSGMFVGPTSQAPRVDEGRADATYELEIAFGQIPDRDEERVPAWLVDRVFRHLLADLTGNTHRSEFCIDKMYSPDSATGRLGLVEFRGFEMPPHPRMGLTQALLLRALIARFWETPGKHRLIRWGTMLHDRFLLPHFVEEDFKDVLEDLREHGFGIEADWYDAFFEFRFPRHGTYTCDGVTIELRQAIEPWLTLGEEATAVGTARYVDSSLERMQVKVTGLVGTTAGRRHAVAVNGVELPLTATGRQGEFVAGLRYRAWQPPSCLHPTIPVHAPLVFDLVDTWAGRSIGGCTYHVSHPGGRNYETFPVNALEAEARRANRFFGHGHTPGAMSMRATERSEEMPVTLDLRRAAGSR